The following coding sequences are from one Paenibacillus tundrae window:
- a CDS encoding ATP-binding protein: MTELKIPKRITTALVNSLTAGVVPRIGLEQIAVGRKPEVEAILRDMDNIAEGGAAFKLITGRYGSGKSFLLQMIRNYAMDREFVVADGDLSPERRLVGTKGQGLATYRELMTRLSTRTRPDGGALEPILQKWIAALQQQTMQNNGLRPDDPALALQVEQQIYAVTNEMQNLVHGFDFAKVLASYWNGYKLGDDDQKQAALRWLRGEYATKTEAKKELSVGVIIDDDNWYDYFKLWSEFIAKIGYKGLLLFIDEAVNLYKITNSVSRQSNYEKLLTMFNDTMQGKAEHLGIFVGGTPQFVEDERRGLFSYEALRSRLIDGRYAARDYANYTGPILKLSMLSHEEILILLQKLRQIHALHFGYTASLRDEELVDFMQMAVNRLGADEMLTTREVVRDFMDVLHTLHQNPEVTYTQLLGERAVKPEGAGKAGGSSSTDELDDFLAEFEL, from the coding sequence ATGACAGAACTTAAAATACCGAAACGAATCACAACTGCTCTTGTCAATTCTTTAACGGCTGGTGTTGTGCCGCGGATTGGATTGGAGCAGATTGCGGTTGGGCGGAAGCCTGAAGTAGAGGCTATTTTGCGAGATATGGATAATATCGCAGAAGGCGGAGCTGCTTTTAAACTGATTACAGGTCGATATGGTAGTGGCAAAAGTTTTCTTCTGCAAATGATTCGCAATTATGCGATGGATCGTGAGTTTGTCGTGGCAGACGGCGACCTGTCCCCTGAGCGAAGACTTGTGGGAACCAAAGGTCAAGGATTGGCTACATATCGTGAGCTGATGACCCGTCTGTCTACGCGTACACGACCGGATGGCGGCGCATTGGAGCCAATTTTACAGAAATGGATTGCAGCATTACAACAACAAACGATGCAAAATAACGGATTAAGACCAGACGATCCAGCACTTGCCTTGCAAGTAGAACAGCAGATCTATGCCGTAACGAATGAGATGCAGAATCTGGTTCATGGATTTGATTTTGCTAAAGTGTTGGCTTCGTACTGGAACGGCTATAAGCTCGGTGACGATGACCAGAAGCAAGCAGCTCTGCGCTGGTTAAGAGGGGAGTATGCAACCAAGACAGAAGCTAAGAAAGAACTGTCTGTTGGAGTGATCATTGACGATGATAACTGGTATGACTACTTCAAATTATGGTCTGAATTTATTGCCAAGATCGGATATAAAGGTTTGCTGCTGTTTATCGATGAGGCAGTTAATCTGTACAAAATTACAAATAGCGTATCGCGTCAGAGTAACTATGAGAAGCTGCTCACGATGTTTAATGATACGATGCAAGGTAAGGCCGAGCATCTGGGCATTTTTGTAGGAGGAACTCCACAGTTTGTGGAGGATGAACGTAGAGGGTTATTTAGTTATGAGGCGCTTCGCTCCAGACTCATTGACGGCCGGTATGCAGCAAGAGATTATGCGAATTATACAGGGCCTATTTTGAAGCTATCCATGTTATCTCATGAAGAAATTCTAATTCTGCTACAGAAGCTTCGCCAGATTCATGCCTTACATTTTGGATATACTGCAAGTTTGCGCGATGAAGAATTAGTTGATTTTATGCAAATGGCAGTTAACCGACTTGGTGCCGATGAGATGCTCACGACCCGTGAAGTGGTGAGAGATTTTATGGATGTGTTGCACACGCTGCATCAGAATCCGGAAGTGACGTACACTCAATTGCTTGGAGAGCGAGCTGTTAAACCCGAAGGAGCGGGTAAAGCAGGCGGTTCATCATCTACGGATGAGCTGGATGACTTTCTCGCGGAATTTGAGTTATGA
- a CDS encoding DEAD/DEAH box helicase, with amino-acid sequence MSETNPFYRLAPFVQEFIYKKRWESLRPAQIEACNICFHTPHHMLIAAGTASGKTEAAFFPALTELYERPSKSVGILYIGPLKALINDQFERLKDLLSEGHIPVWHWHGDVAQAEKTRLVRNPSGVLQITPESLEGLLMNRPNAIPALFHDLRYIIIDEVHAFMGADRGIQVLSELARIERMAGCKPRRVGLSATLSDYEAATAWLAAGTDQGVDVVSSPGGRKLRLRVEHFSFPDARDEEQAEHLHNARKAYYDFIYESTHRKKALVFTNSRTDAEVTILELRRVAARRQERDVFHVHHGSISAMLREETEAALRTGAGPAVAAATVTLELGIDLGELERVVQLGAPYSASSFVQRLGRSGRRDDMASEMLFVCPEEEAEDAELPACMPWTLLRAIAVIELYVKTKWVEPLEARKMPMGVLYHQTMSMLKSMGEAEPRELADAVLSLAPFAQINRSQYDVFLNYLIDTDHLQWTEEQTLIIGLTGEKTVNNYRFYAVFKDDEEHKVLNGSEEIGSITTVPPPGYCFSLAGKLWKVEEVDRKHKSVYVKSAKGKVDTLWLGAGGDIHTMVIQKMREVLSSSVIYPYLSPQAVNRLERARRLARETGLLKQVVIPAGGDSHYVLPWVGSKAFRTLERLMKHNLSTKLALRSVVPMEPYYFVVSGQVDARTLLAEIMSECRAAEDASALLAEDESPYLGKYDEFVAPPLIRDAFAVDGLDLRGLQAGLQHTLEWNTTDV; translated from the coding sequence ATGAGTGAAACGAACCCCTTTTATCGCTTAGCGCCGTTTGTACAGGAATTTATATATAAAAAAAGATGGGAGTCTCTTCGTCCAGCCCAGATCGAAGCGTGCAATATTTGCTTTCATACTCCGCATCATATGTTGATTGCGGCGGGCACAGCCTCTGGCAAGACGGAAGCAGCTTTTTTTCCTGCGTTAACCGAATTGTATGAACGTCCATCCAAATCGGTTGGGATTTTGTATATTGGGCCTCTGAAAGCCTTGATTAATGATCAATTTGAGCGGTTGAAGGATTTGTTGTCTGAAGGTCATATTCCAGTGTGGCATTGGCATGGAGATGTAGCTCAAGCGGAGAAAACACGTTTGGTGCGAAATCCGTCGGGTGTACTCCAGATTACACCGGAATCACTTGAAGGTCTGTTGATGAATCGACCGAATGCCATCCCAGCTCTGTTTCATGACCTGAGGTATATCATTATTGATGAAGTGCATGCCTTCATGGGAGCGGATCGGGGAATACAGGTACTGAGTGAGCTGGCTCGCATTGAACGTATGGCAGGGTGTAAGCCTCGCCGTGTTGGCTTGTCCGCAACTCTCAGCGATTATGAGGCAGCGACTGCCTGGCTTGCCGCTGGAACAGATCAGGGTGTAGATGTTGTGTCTTCACCCGGTGGTCGAAAATTGCGTCTTCGGGTTGAACATTTCTCGTTTCCGGATGCGCGTGATGAAGAACAGGCAGAACATCTGCATAATGCCCGTAAAGCGTATTATGATTTTATTTACGAGAGTACCCATCGGAAGAAGGCTTTAGTCTTCACCAACAGTCGGACAGATGCGGAAGTTACCATTCTTGAGCTACGGCGAGTTGCAGCAAGAAGGCAGGAGCGTGATGTATTCCACGTACACCATGGCAGCATTTCAGCGATGCTAAGAGAAGAGACAGAGGCTGCGTTACGCACAGGAGCAGGACCGGCGGTAGCCGCTGCAACCGTAACACTGGAACTCGGCATAGATCTTGGAGAACTTGAGCGAGTTGTGCAGCTTGGTGCGCCTTACAGTGCGTCGAGTTTTGTTCAACGACTAGGACGATCGGGTCGCCGGGATGATATGGCTTCAGAGATGTTATTCGTGTGCCCAGAGGAAGAGGCGGAGGATGCTGAGCTTCCTGCATGTATGCCGTGGACGTTACTTCGTGCGATTGCAGTCATTGAATTATATGTGAAGACGAAGTGGGTTGAACCACTTGAGGCTCGTAAAATGCCGATGGGGGTACTCTACCACCAAACGATGAGTATGCTCAAAAGTATGGGGGAAGCCGAACCAAGAGAGCTGGCAGATGCTGTCCTCTCGCTTGCACCTTTTGCCCAAATCAACCGCAGTCAGTATGATGTATTTTTAAATTATCTGATTGATACCGATCATTTGCAGTGGACAGAAGAGCAGACGTTAATTATTGGACTAACGGGTGAGAAAACGGTGAATAATTATCGTTTCTACGCCGTCTTCAAGGATGATGAAGAGCATAAAGTGTTGAATGGCTCTGAAGAAATAGGCTCCATTACGACTGTGCCGCCACCAGGCTACTGCTTCTCTCTTGCAGGGAAACTGTGGAAGGTCGAAGAGGTGGATCGCAAACATAAGTCGGTATATGTTAAGTCTGCGAAAGGCAAAGTGGATACATTATGGCTCGGCGCAGGCGGCGATATTCATACGATGGTGATTCAGAAAATGAGAGAAGTGTTATCTAGTTCAGTCATCTATCCGTACCTGTCACCGCAGGCAGTAAATCGACTAGAGCGGGCGCGTAGGTTGGCTCGCGAGACTGGACTACTGAAGCAAGTCGTTATACCGGCAGGCGGCGATTCTCATTATGTGTTGCCATGGGTGGGTAGCAAAGCATTCCGTACACTGGAGCGACTTATGAAGCATAATCTATCAACCAAGCTAGCGTTAAGGTCTGTGGTGCCTATGGAGCCTTATTATTTTGTAGTCTCTGGTCAAGTGGATGCACGCACATTGTTAGCTGAAATTATGAGTGAATGTCGTGCAGCTGAAGATGCATCTGCGTTGCTTGCTGAGGATGAATCGCCATACCTTGGTAAATACGATGAGTTTGTAGCTCCGCCATTAATTCGCGATGCCTTTGCGGTGGATGGTTTGGATCTGCGTGGACTACAAGCAGGCTTACAGCATACGCTGGAATGGAATACAACGGATGTATAA
- a CDS encoding EamA family transporter — MKYYVSVLAGAMSYGILSTIVVLAYGEGYKLGEVVGTQLITGFILSWMLALYTRFNMKRKHNKAGKSSTASTHVFQKLTWKQRLMLMAAGTPTVITGLVYYQSLRYIPASLAIILLFQFTWISVLIQAVSKRQRPNKVTLFTLVILFGGTLLAAGFLEQGLAEFSGLGIALGLMAAVSYSLFVLFSGKAVPSAHPAFRSAWMVTGGLVLLCILFPPTFLFNGLIWSQLLVFGLLLGFFGAFIPPVLFAIGVPHIGGDMAGILGAVELPVAVLLSAIVLHEHVSLLQWFGVIVVLLGVALPELHKLRVKRTSPSYS; from the coding sequence ATGAAATATTATGTATCTGTTCTTGCGGGAGCAATGAGTTACGGCATATTATCCACGATCGTGGTCTTGGCTTATGGTGAAGGCTATAAGTTAGGTGAGGTTGTGGGAACGCAACTGATTACAGGATTCATTCTTTCGTGGATGCTGGCACTATACACAAGATTTAACATGAAACGCAAACATAATAAAGCAGGTAAATCATCCACTGCATCGACTCATGTTTTTCAAAAATTAACGTGGAAACAGCGTTTAATGCTCATGGCGGCCGGCACACCGACCGTAATTACCGGATTAGTGTATTATCAATCACTGCGATACATTCCAGCATCGCTTGCCATTATTCTATTGTTTCAATTCACATGGATTAGCGTATTGATTCAGGCCGTAAGCAAGCGGCAGCGTCCGAATAAAGTCACCCTATTCACACTAGTTATACTCTTTGGGGGGACATTGCTGGCTGCTGGTTTCCTCGAACAGGGACTTGCTGAATTTAGTGGTCTAGGGATTGCGCTGGGACTTATGGCAGCTGTAAGTTACTCTTTATTTGTTCTATTTAGTGGAAAAGCAGTTCCGTCAGCGCATCCCGCATTTCGCAGCGCATGGATGGTGACTGGAGGTTTGGTTCTGCTATGCATCCTGTTCCCACCGACGTTCTTGTTTAATGGCTTGATCTGGAGCCAGCTGCTCGTCTTCGGTTTATTGCTCGGATTCTTCGGAGCTTTTATCCCACCAGTACTGTTCGCCATTGGCGTTCCGCATATTGGAGGGGACATGGCAGGCATACTAGGTGCGGTAGAACTTCCGGTTGCGGTGCTGCTCTCAGCTATCGTACTTCATGAGCACGTTAGCTTGTTGCAATGGTTCGGGGTTATTGTGGTGTTACTTGGCGTTGCCTTACCTGAATTGCACAAGCTAAGAGTAAAACGAACTTCGCCTTCATATTCATGA
- a CDS encoding cupredoxin domain-containing protein: protein MNSWIRKAWPMLTLGLAVVVLLGSFLVYFMGKDMSPGSESAKAANAAKVETAEDLQGFEVIDVSVSNDGFGPDVIEVKAGVPTKINFILTRQVTHVKSLLSSDLGMDLYMQKGDNYYTVDPDLKPGEYQINCGMYMIYGKIKVV from the coding sequence ATGAATAGTTGGATCCGTAAAGCATGGCCAATGTTAACATTGGGTCTTGCTGTAGTTGTTTTACTTGGTTCGTTTCTAGTGTATTTTATGGGTAAAGATATGTCCCCGGGTTCGGAAAGCGCCAAAGCCGCTAATGCAGCTAAAGTCGAGACAGCAGAAGATCTGCAGGGATTTGAAGTTATTGATGTGAGTGTAAGTAACGACGGTTTTGGTCCTGATGTCATTGAAGTAAAGGCAGGGGTTCCGACCAAAATTAATTTTATCCTTACTCGGCAAGTTACACATGTTAAGTCATTGCTATCTAGTGATCTTGGCATGGATCTATACATGCAAAAGGGAGATAATTACTACACGGTCGATCCTGATTTAAAACCAGGTGAATACCAGATTAATTGCGGAATGTATATGATTTACGGGAAAATTAAAGTTGTCTAA
- a CDS encoding SDR family oxidoreductase, with translation MKALFIGGTGTISTAITTQLAEQGWELYLINRGNRNANLPAEVKVLQADINDEARVAELIVDLNFDVVADFIAFVPAQLERNYRLFKDKTKQFIFISSASAYQTPLADYRITEGTPLSNPYWEYSRNKIACEEYLLKQYREHGFPITIVRPSHTYNERSVPLGVHGAQGSWQVLKRMLDNKPVIIHGDGTSLWTITHNRDFAKGFIGLMGNIHAIGESVHITSDESVTWNQIYEIIANALGVKLHAVHVSSEFLAACSDQDLRGGLLGDKANTVVFDNSKLKRLVPEFVATTRADQGIRDTIEHILAHPELQTEDPEFDAWCDKVVDVLDEALLKIRNEV, from the coding sequence ATGAAAGCGCTATTTATTGGAGGCACAGGAACAATCAGTACGGCGATTACAACTCAACTTGCTGAGCAGGGATGGGAGCTATATCTCATCAATCGAGGGAATCGTAATGCAAACCTTCCTGCGGAAGTGAAGGTATTGCAAGCAGATATTAATGATGAAGCAAGAGTAGCAGAGCTGATTGTCGATCTGAATTTCGATGTGGTGGCAGACTTTATTGCATTTGTACCCGCGCAGTTGGAGCGAAATTATCGTCTGTTCAAAGATAAAACAAAACAATTTATATTTATTAGCTCCGCATCAGCATATCAGACTCCGCTTGCAGATTATCGGATCACGGAAGGTACACCATTATCCAATCCGTATTGGGAATATTCTCGCAACAAGATTGCTTGTGAGGAATACCTATTGAAACAATATCGGGAGCACGGATTCCCAATAACGATTGTACGTCCAAGCCACACCTATAACGAGCGATCCGTACCTTTGGGTGTACATGGTGCGCAAGGAAGCTGGCAGGTGCTTAAGCGTATGCTTGATAATAAGCCGGTTATTATTCATGGGGACGGTACGTCATTATGGACTATAACGCACAATCGCGATTTTGCTAAAGGCTTCATCGGTCTGATGGGCAACATCCATGCAATCGGAGAGTCGGTACATATTACGTCAGACGAATCCGTCACGTGGAATCAAATTTATGAGATCATTGCGAATGCGCTGGGCGTTAAGCTTCATGCCGTACATGTATCCTCTGAGTTTCTGGCTGCCTGTAGTGATCAGGATCTTCGAGGAGGATTGCTTGGCGATAAGGCGAATACCGTTGTCTTTGATAACAGCAAGCTGAAAAGGTTGGTTCCTGAGTTCGTAGCAACCACGCGCGCAGATCAAGGCATTAGAGATACTATTGAGCATATTCTTGCCCATCCTGAGCTCCAAACAGAAGATCCAGAGTTCGATGCATGGTGCGACAAGGTTGTCGATGTACTGGATGAAGCGTTACTGAAGATCAGAAACGAAGTGTAA
- a CDS encoding prolyl oligopeptidase family serine peptidase has product MTQNSHRLIKEIKKTVTMDYLLHVPNSVTETNELWPVILFLHGSGERGTDLNKLRLHSLPHIVEKDEGFPFIVISPQCPEDEFWANEKEAVIGIVEYVLANYAADPKRVYLTGLSMGGYGAWHLPADFPDVFAAVAPICGGCNPAKAEALQGLPIWAFHGAKDDVVPLSESQGIVDALLALNADVKLTVYPESDHDAWTETYNNPDLYKWFLRHSL; this is encoded by the coding sequence ATGACCCAGAATAGCCATCGATTAATCAAAGAAATTAAGAAGACTGTAACGATGGATTATTTACTGCATGTTCCCAACTCTGTTACAGAGACAAATGAGCTTTGGCCCGTCATTTTATTTCTCCATGGTTCCGGTGAACGTGGAACAGATCTGAACAAGCTGCGGCTGCACAGCCTTCCTCACATTGTAGAAAAGGATGAAGGTTTCCCCTTTATCGTTATCTCGCCTCAATGTCCAGAGGACGAATTTTGGGCAAATGAAAAAGAAGCTGTTATAGGCATTGTAGAATACGTGCTGGCCAATTATGCGGCCGATCCGAAGCGAGTATACCTCACCGGTTTAAGCATGGGAGGATATGGTGCATGGCATCTTCCGGCGGACTTTCCGGACGTTTTTGCGGCTGTAGCACCAATCTGTGGAGGTTGTAATCCGGCTAAGGCGGAGGCATTACAGGGATTGCCTATCTGGGCTTTTCATGGCGCCAAGGATGACGTGGTACCGCTCTCGGAATCACAAGGCATTGTGGATGCACTTCTTGCTTTGAACGCTGATGTTAAACTTACGGTTTACCCTGAAAGTGACCACGATGCTTGGACTGAAACGTACAACAATCCTGATCTGTACAAGTGGTTTCTTCGACATTCGTTGTAA